In Vigna unguiculata cultivar IT97K-499-35 chromosome 3, ASM411807v1, whole genome shotgun sequence, a single genomic region encodes these proteins:
- the LOC114178390 gene encoding diacylglycerol kinase 2 produces MSLTMIDLGISFLRLITSPDASGASIIGWLITGSFGLMAVVYAVLKWQRRSSLNWIKAAAREKKKVWKKFKVPLSGHSWVEDFTYREQPSTCCFCLTSLWPSQNLGTTASPHTPLHRCSVCGVAAHFLCSQFAAKDCKCVAQAGFGHIRHHWSERWVNVYENHEMSAFCFYCDEPCGVPFVKASPTWHCQWCQRLIHVKCHNKLTKDSGDFCDLGPLRRIILSPLCVKEVDEDLKGGGRLSSIISSSVNGQIRKRRNRNRHGGGYNANGKSRGSSGTDATLFDYVLNGFGWNKSSNEKFSDQLNNGRVLGNSSISTHSHFKKYTLVDLPQDASPLLIFINARSGGQLGHSLHRRLNMLLNPVQIFELTASQGPEVGLEFFKSVRYFRVLVCGGDGTVAWVLDAIERRSYESPPPVAILPLGTGNDLSRVLNWGKGFSTLDGEGGLPMLLHDDISNAAVTMLDRWKVKISEESSEGKSHKVKTKSMMNYLGIGCDAKVAYKFHVTRQISPEKFCSQFLNKLRYAKEGARDIMDRTCADLPWQVWLEVDGRDIEIPKDSEGLIVLNIGSYMGGVDLWQNGYEHDDDFSLQSMHDKMLEVVCVCGAWHLGKLQVGLSQARRLAQGKVITIHCSSPFPVQIDGEPFILQPGFLEITHRGQAFTMRKTSENEPKGRAAAIMTEVLLDAECKGIINASQKKVLLQDMAINLS; encoded by the exons ATGAGTTTAACCATGATAGATTTAGGAATTTCATTTCTGAGGTTGATCACCAGCCCTGATGCTTCCGGTGCATCTATTATTGGATGGCTCATCACTGGATCATTTGGACTGATGGCAGTCGTATACGCTGTTCTCAAGTGGCAGCGTAGGTCCTCGTTGAATTGGATTAAAGCTGCAgcaagagagaagaagaaagtttGGAAAAAGTTTAAAGTACCACTGTCTGGTCATTCTTGGGTTGAAGATTTCACTTACAGGGAACAACCCTCCACTTGTTGTTTCTGCTTGACTTCTCTTTGGCCTTCCCAAAATCTAGGTACAACAGCCTCACCACATACCCCTCTCCATCGTTGCTCTGTTTGTGGTGTCGCTGCTCATTTCCTTTGTTCACAGTTTGCAGCAAAGGATTGCAAATGTGTTGCTCAGGCTGGTTTTGGCCATATTCGACACCACTGGTCAGAAAGATGGGTTAATGTGTATGAAAATCACGAGATGTCTGCATTCTGTTTTTACTGTGATGAACCATGCGGTGTTCCCTTTGTTAAAGCTTCTCCAACATGGCATTGCCAGTGGTGTCAGCGCCTCATTCATGTGAAATGTCATAACAAATTGACTAAAGATTCTGGTGACTTTTGTGATTTGGGTCCCTTGAGGCGAATTATTCTTTCCCCTCTTTGTGTCAAAGAAGTTGATGAGGATCTAAAAGGAGGAGGACGGCTAAGTTCTATTATAAGCTCTTCTGTTAATGGCCAGATTAGAAAGCGGCGTAACCGCAATAGACATGGAGGTGGTTACAATGCTAATGGTAAATCACGTGGTTCCTCAGGTACTGATGCAACGCTTTTTGACTATGTGTTGAATGGTTTCGGCTGGAATAAGTCCAGTAATGAAAAGTTTTCTGATCAATTGAATAATGGTAGAGTATTAGGAAACAGTTCAATTTCTACCCATAGCCACTTCAAGAAATACACACTAGTTGATTTGCCACAAGATGCAAGCCCACTTTTGATCTTCATAAATGCCAGGAGTGGTGGTCAGCTTGGGCATTCTCTTCATAGGAGATTGAATATGCTATTAAATCCTGTTCAG ATCTTTGAATTGACTGCTTCTCAGGGCCCTGAAGTGGGCCTGGAATTCTTCAAAAGTGTACGATATTTTAGAGTACTGGTATGTGGTGGGGATGGCACAGTTGCATGGGTCCTTGATGCTATAGAAAGACGCAGTTATGAGTCACCTCCACCAGTGGCAATTCTTCCCCTTGGCACTGGAAATGATTTGTCCAGGGTACTGAATTGGGGAAAAGGCTTCTCTACCCTTGATGGAGAAGGCGGATTGCCCATGCTTTTGCATGATGACATTAGCAATGCAGCAGTCACTATGCTAGATCGATGGAAAGTTAAAATCTCAGAAGAAAGCTCTGAAGGAAAATCACATAAAGTGAAAACTAAATCCATGATGAACTATCTAG GCATTGGATGTGATGCAAAGGTTGCATATAAATTTCATGTTACTCGACAAATAAGTCCTGAAAAGTTTTGTAGTCAG TTTTTGAATAAACTGCGATATGCAAAAGAGGGAGCGAGAGATATTATGGACAGAACTTGTGCTGACTTGCCATGGCAAGTATGGCTTGAAGTTGACGGGAGAGACATTGAGATTCCCAAG GATTCGGAGGGCTTAATTGTGCTCAATATCGGGAGCTATATGGGTGGAGTAGATCTTTGGCAAAATGGTTATGAGCATGATGATGATTTTAGTCTGCAATCCATGCATGATAAAATGCTGGAGGTGGTATGTGTTTGTGGAGCATGGCACCTGGGAAAACTTCAG GTTGGACTTTCACAAGCAAGAAGGCTTGCTCAAGGTAAAGTCATCACGATACACTGTTCCAGTCCTTTCCCGGTTCAAATCGACGGGGAGCCATTTATCCTACAACCAGGATTCTTGGAAATTACTCATCGCGGACAG GCATTCACGATGAGGAAGACTTCAGAAAATGAACCTAAAGGAAGAGCAGCTGCAATTATGACAGAGGTATTACTAGATGCCGAGTGCAAGGGAATTATTAATGCATCTCAGAAGAAAGTTCTTCTCCAGGATATGGCCATCAATCTTTCATAA
- the LOC114176903 gene encoding uncharacterized protein LOC114176903 isoform X1, which produces MITTSPTSSSTTNLGGAQPLSLRFLSKPPLLSLTLFFPSHSAYKGIAVSSTQCKPRVRCEKEAGNGNHNGVEEENEEVEREVQCEVQVVSWRERRVKAEISVNADIESTWNALTDYEHLADFIPNLVWSGKIPCPYPGRIWLEQRGFQRSMYWHIEARVVLDLQEFINSAWDRELHFSMVDGDFKKFEGKWSVKSGTRSSSTNVSYEVNVIPRFNFPAIFLERIIRSDLPVNLRALAFRVERIISGNQKLSLPENDLDKTSSDIYGSCTQKTNSSSSENNKLSPGENKEDLVRSISGTMPLSSSEVNVNNWGAFGKTCSLDRPCVVDEIHLRRFDGLLENGGVHRCVFASITVKAPVSDVWNAMSSYETLPEIVPNLAISKILSRDNNKVRILQEGCKGLLYMVLHARVVLDLCEYLEQEISFEQVEGDFDSFQGKWTFEQLGNHHTLLKYSVESKMRKDTFLSEAIMEEVIYEDLPSNLCAIRDYIENQTASNTLESKQNTNSRQQTASSGFADDDSYCSAEELSDCNAQSLSQQRRRVPGLQRDIEVLKSEILKFIAEHGQEGFMPMRKQLRLHGRVDIEKAINRMGGFRKIAIMMNLALAYKHRKPKGYWDNLENLHDEISRFQRSWGMDPSFMPSRKSFERAGRFDIARALEKWGGLNQVSRLLSLKVRRQRSKQGNLDKDKKVEDDVASSPDVYIEIKTPSRPTVSQDPQKWLTELTQLDINWVD; this is translated from the exons ATGATCACCACTTCCCCAACTTCTTCCTCAACCACCAACCTTGGAGGAGCACAACCTCTTTCGCTGCGCTTCCTAAGCAAACCACCGCTTCTATCTCTCACCCTCTTCTTCCCCTCCCACTCTGCTTACAAGGGCATTGCGGTTTCCTCAACTCAGTGCAAACCCAGAGTGCGGTGTGAGAAAGAAGCAGGGAATGGTAACCATAATGGGGTagaggaagaaaatgaagaggtTGAACGTGAAGTGCAGTGTGAGGTTCAAGTGGTTTCTTGGAGGGAAAGGAGAGTTAAGGCTGAAATTTCTGTCAATGCTGACATTGAATCCACTTGGAACGCTCTCACTGATTATGAGCATCTCGCTGATTTCATTCCAAACCTTGTGTGGag TGGAAAAATACCTTGCCCATATCCTGGACGGATATGGTTAGAGCAAAGAGGATTTCAAAGGTCAATGTATTGGCACATAGAAGCTCGAGTTGTGTTGGATCTTCAAGAATTCATCAATTCT GCATGGGACCGAGAACTTCACTTTTCCATGGTTGATGGAGACTTTAAGAAGTTTGAGGGCAAATGGTCTGTAAAATCTGGAACAAG ATCTTCATCAACTAATGTATCTTATGAAGTTAATGTTATACCAAGATTCAATTTCCCAGCCATATTCTTGGAAAGGATTATCAGATCTGATCTTCCCGTGAACCTCCGAGCCTTGGCATTTAGAGTTGAAAGGATTATTTCAGGAAATCAGAAACTTTCCCTGCCAGAAAATGACTTGGACAAAACTTCTAGTGATATTTATGGTTCATGTACCCAAAAGACAAATAGTTCTTCCAGTGAAAATAATAAGTTGTCTCCTGGAGAAAACAAAGAAGATTTAGTTCGCTCAATTTCTGGTACTATGCCCTTGTCTTCCAGTGAGGTGAATGTCAATAATTGGGGTGCATTTGGAAAAACTTGCAGTCTTGACAGGCCTTGTGTGGTGGATGAAATTCATCTCCGTAGATTTGATGGACTTTTG GAAAATGGAGGTGTTCATCGCTGTGTTTTTGCAAGCATAACAGTTAAAGCTCCTGTTAGTGATGTATGGAATGCCATGTCTTCCTATGAGACTCTTCCTGA AATAGTTCCAAATTTAGCTATCAGTAAGATTTTATCACGAGATAACAATAAAGTCCGCATTCTCCAG GAAGGGTGTAAGGGCCTGCTTTATATGGTACTTCATGCTCGTGTTGTGCTGGACTTGTGTGAATATTTAGAACAAGAGATCAGTTTTGAACAGGTTGAAGGGGACTTTGACTCATTCCAGGGAAAGTGGACTTTTGAGCAACTCGGAAATCATCATACACTGCTAAAGTACTCTGTGGAGTCAAAAATGCGCAAAGACACTTTCCTTTCTGAAGCTATCATGGAAGAG GTCATTTATGAAGATCTCCCATCAAACTTGTGTGCAATAAGAGACTACATTGAGAACCAGACAGCATCAAATACTTTGGAAAGTAAGCAAAATACAAATTCTAGGCAGCAAACTGCTTCATCTGGCTTTGCAGATGACGACAGCTATTGTTCAGCTGAAGAGTTGTCTGATTGCAATGCTCAAAGTTTATCTCAACAAAGACGAAGAGTTCCAGGATTACAAAGGGACATTGAAGTCTTAAAATCTGAAATCCTGAAATTCATTGCAGAACATGGACAAGAAGGATTCATGCCAATGAGGAAGCAACTTCGTTTGCATGGAAGAGTTGATATTGAGAAGGCTATAAATCGCATGGGGGGGTTCAGAAAGATTGCAATTATGATGAACCTAGCTCTGGCTTACAAACACCGCAAACCAAAGGGTTACTGGGACAATCTTGAAAATTTGCATGATGAG ATAAGTAGATTTCAAAGGAGCTGGGGAATGGACCCTTCATTTATGCCCAGCAGAAAGTCATTTGAACGTGCAG GACGCTTTGATATTGCACGTGCATTGGAAAAGTGGGGTGGACTTAATCAGGTTTCTCGCCTTCTGTCCCTCAAGGTGAGGAGACAGAGAAGCAAACAGGGCAACCTTGACAAGGACAAGAAAGTTGAGGATGATGTAGCATCATCACCTGATGTATATATTGAGATCAAGACACCATCTAGACCCACTGTTTCTCAAGATCCACAAAAATGGCTTACAGAATTAACACAGCTGGACATAAATTGGGTTGACTAA
- the LOC114176903 gene encoding uncharacterized protein LOC114176903 isoform X2 — MITTSPTSSSTTNLGGAQPLSLRFLSKPPLLSLTLFFPSHSAYKGIAVSSTQCKPRVRCEKEAGNGNHNGVEEENEEVEREVQCEVQVVSWRERRVKAEISVNADIESTWNALTDYEHLADFIPNLVWSGKIPCPYPGRIWLEQRGFQRSMYWHIEARVVLDLQEFINSAWDRELHFSMVDGDFKKFEGKWSVKSGTRSSSTNVSYEVNVIPRFNFPAIFLERIIRSDLPVNLRALAFRVERIISGNQKLSLPENDLDKTSSDIYGSCTQKTNSSSSENNKLSPGENKEDLVRSISGTMPLSSSEVNVNNWGAFGKTCSLDRPCVVDEIHLRRFDGLLENGGVHRCVFASITVKAPVSDVWNAMSSYETLPEIVPNLAISKILSRDNNKVRILQEGCKGLLYMVLHARVVLDLCEYLEQEISFEQVEGDFDSFQGKWTFEQLGNHHTLLKYSVESKMRKDTFLSEAIMEEVIYEDLPSNLCAIRDYIENQTASNTLEKHGQEGFMPMRKQLRLHGRVDIEKAINRMGGFRKIAIMMNLALAYKHRKPKGYWDNLENLHDEISRFQRSWGMDPSFMPSRKSFERAGRFDIARALEKWGGLNQVSRLLSLKVRRQRSKQGNLDKDKKVEDDVASSPDVYIEIKTPSRPTVSQDPQKWLTELTQLDINWVD, encoded by the exons ATGATCACCACTTCCCCAACTTCTTCCTCAACCACCAACCTTGGAGGAGCACAACCTCTTTCGCTGCGCTTCCTAAGCAAACCACCGCTTCTATCTCTCACCCTCTTCTTCCCCTCCCACTCTGCTTACAAGGGCATTGCGGTTTCCTCAACTCAGTGCAAACCCAGAGTGCGGTGTGAGAAAGAAGCAGGGAATGGTAACCATAATGGGGTagaggaagaaaatgaagaggtTGAACGTGAAGTGCAGTGTGAGGTTCAAGTGGTTTCTTGGAGGGAAAGGAGAGTTAAGGCTGAAATTTCTGTCAATGCTGACATTGAATCCACTTGGAACGCTCTCACTGATTATGAGCATCTCGCTGATTTCATTCCAAACCTTGTGTGGag TGGAAAAATACCTTGCCCATATCCTGGACGGATATGGTTAGAGCAAAGAGGATTTCAAAGGTCAATGTATTGGCACATAGAAGCTCGAGTTGTGTTGGATCTTCAAGAATTCATCAATTCT GCATGGGACCGAGAACTTCACTTTTCCATGGTTGATGGAGACTTTAAGAAGTTTGAGGGCAAATGGTCTGTAAAATCTGGAACAAG ATCTTCATCAACTAATGTATCTTATGAAGTTAATGTTATACCAAGATTCAATTTCCCAGCCATATTCTTGGAAAGGATTATCAGATCTGATCTTCCCGTGAACCTCCGAGCCTTGGCATTTAGAGTTGAAAGGATTATTTCAGGAAATCAGAAACTTTCCCTGCCAGAAAATGACTTGGACAAAACTTCTAGTGATATTTATGGTTCATGTACCCAAAAGACAAATAGTTCTTCCAGTGAAAATAATAAGTTGTCTCCTGGAGAAAACAAAGAAGATTTAGTTCGCTCAATTTCTGGTACTATGCCCTTGTCTTCCAGTGAGGTGAATGTCAATAATTGGGGTGCATTTGGAAAAACTTGCAGTCTTGACAGGCCTTGTGTGGTGGATGAAATTCATCTCCGTAGATTTGATGGACTTTTG GAAAATGGAGGTGTTCATCGCTGTGTTTTTGCAAGCATAACAGTTAAAGCTCCTGTTAGTGATGTATGGAATGCCATGTCTTCCTATGAGACTCTTCCTGA AATAGTTCCAAATTTAGCTATCAGTAAGATTTTATCACGAGATAACAATAAAGTCCGCATTCTCCAG GAAGGGTGTAAGGGCCTGCTTTATATGGTACTTCATGCTCGTGTTGTGCTGGACTTGTGTGAATATTTAGAACAAGAGATCAGTTTTGAACAGGTTGAAGGGGACTTTGACTCATTCCAGGGAAAGTGGACTTTTGAGCAACTCGGAAATCATCATACACTGCTAAAGTACTCTGTGGAGTCAAAAATGCGCAAAGACACTTTCCTTTCTGAAGCTATCATGGAAGAG GTCATTTATGAAGATCTCCCATCAAACTTGTGTGCAATAAGAGACTACATTGAGAACCAGACAGCATCAAATACTTTGGAAA AACATGGACAAGAAGGATTCATGCCAATGAGGAAGCAACTTCGTTTGCATGGAAGAGTTGATATTGAGAAGGCTATAAATCGCATGGGGGGGTTCAGAAAGATTGCAATTATGATGAACCTAGCTCTGGCTTACAAACACCGCAAACCAAAGGGTTACTGGGACAATCTTGAAAATTTGCATGATGAG ATAAGTAGATTTCAAAGGAGCTGGGGAATGGACCCTTCATTTATGCCCAGCAGAAAGTCATTTGAACGTGCAG GACGCTTTGATATTGCACGTGCATTGGAAAAGTGGGGTGGACTTAATCAGGTTTCTCGCCTTCTGTCCCTCAAGGTGAGGAGACAGAGAAGCAAACAGGGCAACCTTGACAAGGACAAGAAAGTTGAGGATGATGTAGCATCATCACCTGATGTATATATTGAGATCAAGACACCATCTAGACCCACTGTTTCTCAAGATCCACAAAAATGGCTTACAGAATTAACACAGCTGGACATAAATTGGGTTGACTAA
- the LOC114176905 gene encoding uncharacterized protein At4g08330, chloroplastic-like yields the protein MIPYGDMHKGSFECQQLQVSSIIRDVNYSCGSCGYELNLNSSNRNTGLIDSKSIKRGIISFFSVDESRFTQIHQLPWSFWIPFFNSKRQQRTKLLCRNCASHLGFAYTLPSQSQSWDGISDDSRIYDIKLTALLPSFSEEPTQRLEDMTKYESACSTVVF from the exons ATGATTCCTTACGGCGACATGCACAAGGGATCATTTGAATGTCAACAACTTCAAGTATCCTCCATTATCAGAGATGTGAACTACAG CTGTGGTTCGTGTGGTTATGAGCTGAATTTGAACTCCAGCAACCGCAACACTGGTCTCATAGATTCAAAGTCCATAAAGAGAGGCATCATTTCCTTCTTCTCTGTGGATGAGAGCAGGTTCACTCAGATCCACCAACTTCCCTGGTCATTTTGGATACCCTTTTTCAACTCCAAGCGCCAACAAAGAACCAAGCTCCTTTGCCGCAACTGTGCCAGCCACCTTGGCTTTGCCTACACTTTGCCCTCGCAATCCCAATCCTGGGATGGCATCTCTGATGACTCCAGAATCTATGATATAAAACTCACCGCTTTGTTACCTTCCTTCTCCGAGGAACCGACTCAAAGGTTAGAGGACATGACCAAGTACGAGAGTGCATGTTCTACTGTGGTGTTCTAA
- the LOC114177922 gene encoding CBS domain-containing protein CBSCBSPB3-like gives MSGHITRRNGGPHKRAPSLSKKIENGNLSEPPSKPSSPPPQEFDGGERTVRKLRLSKALTISEGTTVFEACRRMAARRVDAVLLTDSNALLSGIMTDKDIATRVIAEGLRPEQTMVSKVMTRSPIFVTSDSLALEALQKMVQGKFRHLPVVENGEVIAILDITRCLYDAIVRMEKAAEQSSVIAAAVEGVERHRGSIAYASALVETLRERMFKPSLSTLMNENTKVAIVSPADPVYVAAKKMQELRVNSAVIVSLSGTKIQGILTSKDILMRVVAQNISPQLTLVEKVMTPNPDCASVDTTILDALHMMHDGKFLHLPVIDKDGHVVACMDVLQITHAAISMVESSSGAVNDMANTIMQKFWDSALNLEPPEDSDTHSDISGVDTAKSGTQSVGYVNSFTFKLEDLRGRVHRFNCGTERLDELVSTVMQRVDVNDGERPTILYEDDEGDKIVLATDTDLGTAVSCARSAGAKALKLHLDFGSLTKARSPNPCTATIQKNSVISVSSVTFASALAIASVGMLVYLKHSKH, from the exons ATGAGTGGCCACATAACGAGAAGAAACGGTGGCCCTCATAAACGCGCTCCCTCATTGTCCAAGAAGATCGAAAACGGAAACCTTAGCGAACCTCCCAGCAAACCTTCTTCTCCGCCACCACAAGA GTTTGATGGGGGAGAAAGGACAGTTAGAAAGCTCCGGCTATCGAAAGCCCTCACTATATCTGAAGGAACCACGGTTTTTGAAGCGTGCCGGAGAATGGCGGCTCGGCGTGTGGATGCTGTTTTGCTGACTGATTCTAATGCTTTGCTATCTGGAATCATGACTGACAAG GACATTGCTACGAGAGTTATAGCTGAGGGTTTACGGCCTGAGCAGACTATGGTTTCAAAAGTAATGACTAGGAGTCCGATTTTTGTGACATCTGATTCACTAGCCTTGGAAGCTCTTCAGAAGATGGTCCAAG GTAAATTCAGGCACCTCCCTGTTGTGGAAAATGGTGAGGTCATTGCCATACTGGATATCACCAGATGTCTTTATGATGCAATAGTCAGGATGGAGAAGGCTGCTGAGCAGAGCAGTGTCATTGCTGCCGCAGTTGAAGGGGTGGAGCGCCACCGGGGTAGCATTGCATATG CTAGTGCTTTGGTAGAGACATTGAGGGAGCGCATGTTCAAACCGTCCCTGTCAACTctaatgaatgaaaatacaaa GGTTGCTATAGTATCACCTGCTGATCCCGTCTATGTAGCTGCAAAGAAGATGCAGGAATTGCGCGTTAATTCAGCCGTTATTGTGTCTCTGTCAGGAACCAAGATTCAGGGGATACTCAC TTCAAAGGACATACTAATGCGTGTTGTGGCTCAAAATATTTCTCCTCAGTTGACTCTAGTGGAAAAG GTAATGACTCCAAATCCAGATTGTGCATCGGTAGATACAACAATATTGGATGCACTGCATATGATGCATGATGGGAAATTCTTACATCTTCCTGTGATAGACAAAG ATGGACATGTTGTTGCTTGCATGGATGTTTTGCAGATAACACATGCTGCAATTTCCATG GTTGAGAGTAGCTCTGGAGCTGTTAATGATATGGCAAATACAATTATGCAAAAGTTTTGGGACTCAGCTCTTAATCTAGAGCCACCAGAAGATTCCGATACTCATAG TGACATTTCTGGGGTTGATACAGCAAAATCTGGAACTCAATCTGTAGGCTATGTAAATTCATTTACCTTCAAATTAGAGGATCTCAGAGGACGCGTGCATCGGTTCAACTGTG gTACTGAACGTCTAGATGAGCTAGTTTCTACAGTCATGCAGAGAGTTGATGTTAATGATGGAGAACGCCCTACAATTTTG TATGAGGACGATGAAGGCGATAAGATTGTTCTTGCAACTGATACTGATCTTGGTACGGCTGTCAGCTGTGCTAGGTCTGCAGGAGCGAAG GCTTTGAAGTTGCATTTGGATTTTGGCAGTTTAACCAAAGCAAGAAGTCCAAATCCTTGTACAGCTACTATACAGAAAAACAGTGTTATTTCTGTAAGCTCTGTTACTTTTGCAAGTGCACTTGCTATAGCAAGCGTTGGCATGTTAGTGTACTTAAAGCACTCCAAACATTGA